AGCAGGTTCGGTTGTAGATTCTGCAGCAGTCTGCGCGGAGGTCTGCCCGAGGGTCGTCATGCTGGCTGCTCCAGTGCGCGAGCGCTTCGTTGGGGCCGACCGAGAATCACGGTCTGACCTATGATTGGGGAGGTTTGACAACATCTTTGTTGTTAATGTAGCCTAAAATAGGTTAAACAACAAACAGATTGTTTAACTTGCTACTACCAGATCGTGCGGGCTCCAGTTTCTGCCCCCACGCCGGGACCATTGCGCGCCCGGTTAAACTGCTGCCAATGCATCTGGGTCGCCGACTGCAGAAATATCCCGAGAATCCTAACCGCACGAGCAACGCCGATGACTGCAACTACTGCGAGAACTCTGGTCGATCGCCCCTACAAATACGGCTTCGTGACCGACATTGAATCGGACCGACTCCCTCCGGGTCTTGACGAGGAGGTCGTCCGCGCGATTTCGGCTAAGAAAGAGGAGCCGGACTTTCTACTAGAGTTTCGTCTGAAAGCGTTTCGGAAGTGGCAGAAGATGACGGAGCCCAAGTGGTTCCACGCGACCTACCCGCCCATCGACTACCAAGCAATTAGCTACTACTCCGCACCCAAGACGCAAGGCAAGACGTTAGCAAGCCTGGACGAAGTCGACCCGGCTCTGCTCGAAACCTTTGAAAAGCTCGGGATACCGCTGTCGGAACAGAAGCGGCTGAGTAACGTTGCCGTGGATGCTGTTTTCGACAGCGTTTCAATCGCCACAACGTTCAAGGAGAAGCTTGCGAAGGAAGGGGTCGTTTTTTGCTCGATCGCCGAAGCCGTCCGCGAGCATCCCGAACTCATCGAGCGTTACCTGGGTAGCGTCGTCCCCGCTGGCGACAACTACTTTGCTGCCCTAAATTCCGCCGTATTCAGCGATGGTTCGTTTGTTTACATTCCTAAAGGCGTTACCAGCCCGATGGAACTATCGACGTACTTCCGCATCAACAGCGGCGATACCGGTCAGTTCGAGCGCACGTTGATCGTTGCAGATGACGACAGCTACGTCAGCTACCTCGAAGGCTGTACTGCGCCGATGTACGACACCAATCAGCTTCACGCTGCAGTTGTCGAACTGGTCGCGCTCGATCGTGCTGAAATTAAGTACTCGACCGTTCAGAATTGGTATGCGGGCGATGCCGAGGGCAAAGGCGGGATCTATAACTTCGTGACCAAGCGCGGCAAGTGCCAAGGCGTACGGTCGAAGATTTCTTGGACGCAGGTCGAAACGGGGTCGGCCATTACGCTCAAATACCCGAGCTGCGTCCTCGTTGGCGACGATTCCGCCGGCGAATTTTATTCGATCGCCTTGACAAACAACCTACAGCAAGCCGACACCGGTACGAAGATGGTGCACGTCGGTAAGAACACCAAAAGCACCATCATTTCCAAGGGAATTTCTGCCGGGCACTCGACCAACAGCTATCGCGGCTTGGTGAAGATGGGACCCAAGGCCGTCGGGGCGCGCAACTACTCACAGTGTGATTCGATGCTGATCGGCGATAATGCCGAGGCCAATACGTTCCCTTACATCCAATCCGATACCGATCGCGCCAAAGTAGAGCACGAGGCAACGACGGCGAAAATTGGCGAGGACCAGCTTTTCTACTTCGCCCAGCGCGGCATTTCTGAGGAGGCTGCGGTGTCGATGCTCGTGAGCGGATTTTGTCGAGACGTGTTCAATCAG
The sequence above is a segment of the Rubidibacter lacunae KORDI 51-2 genome. Coding sequences within it:
- the sufB gene encoding Fe-S cluster assembly protein SufB: MTATTARTLVDRPYKYGFVTDIESDRLPPGLDEEVVRAISAKKEEPDFLLEFRLKAFRKWQKMTEPKWFHATYPPIDYQAISYYSAPKTQGKTLASLDEVDPALLETFEKLGIPLSEQKRLSNVAVDAVFDSVSIATTFKEKLAKEGVVFCSIAEAVREHPELIERYLGSVVPAGDNYFAALNSAVFSDGSFVYIPKGVTSPMELSTYFRINSGDTGQFERTLIVADDDSYVSYLEGCTAPMYDTNQLHAAVVELVALDRAEIKYSTVQNWYAGDAEGKGGIYNFVTKRGKCQGVRSKISWTQVETGSAITLKYPSCVLVGDDSAGEFYSIALTNNLQQADTGTKMVHVGKNTKSTIISKGISAGHSTNSYRGLVKMGPKAVGARNYSQCDSMLIGDNAEANTFPYIQSDTDRAKVEHEATTAKIGEDQLFYFAQRGISEEAAVSMLVSGFCRDVFNQLPMEFAAEADKLLSLKLENSVG